The window GAaccattataataaatatttgatgCATTAAAACCGCGTAAACTTCTGCTTTATGAAGGATTTCGAGCGGGAAACACCGCTTGTTTCAAAAAAGGAGACGCGCAGTCATTGGCTAGCTGTATACTTTGACGTCACGGATTAGCCAATCATTTGCGAGTACACTGTCGCCACCCTCTGAGCGCATGGTCGACTTGTCTTTAAAAACAGCCTACAGAAAGACGCTGTCTATTCTACGTCGAAAGGCAGAGAAGTTTCCTTGTAATTATGGCAAGAACAAAGCAGACCGCTCGCAAATCCACCGGAGGCAAAGCGCCCAGGAAGCAGCTCGCTACTAAAGCTGCCCGTAAGAGCGCCCCAGCCACCGGCGGTGTGAAGAAGCCTCATCGTTACAGGCCCGGTACCGTAGCGCTGAGAGAAATCCGCCGCTATCAGAAGTCTACTGAGCTGTTGATCCGTAAACTGCCTTTCCAGCGTCTGGTGAGAGAAATCGCCCAGGACTTCAAGACTGATCTGCGCTTCCAGAGCTCCGCCGTCATGGCCCTGCAGGAGTCCAGCGAAGCTTATCTGGTCGGCCTGTTTGAGGACACCAACCTTTGCGCCATCCACGCCAAGAGGGTTACCATCATGCCCAAAGACATCCAGCTTGCCCGCCGCATTCGTGGAGAGCGCGCTTAAACCTGATAGCGTCCCCCACACCaaaggctcttttaagagccaccaCAATTTCACTGAACGAGA is drawn from Misgurnus anguillicaudatus chromosome 6, ASM2758022v2, whole genome shotgun sequence and contains these coding sequences:
- the LOC141364139 gene encoding histone H3-like, translated to MARTKQTARKSTGGKAPRKQLATKAARKSAPATGGVKKPHRYRPGTVALREIRRYQKSTELLIRKLPFQRLVREIAQDFKTDLRFQSSAVMALQESSEAYLVGLFEDTNLCAIHAKRVTIMPKDIQLARRIRGERA